In Gammaproteobacteria bacterium, one genomic interval encodes:
- a CDS encoding Hpt domain-containing protein, with product MVTKIDKNSLIDMNLMHLIFGNNALGMQDFLKMLIKTATEKFDQIAHDALDRNAEAVLNSLHQLKGPVGSSGFMKLYKLCEHMEDQVKDADWEKLSVTLDHSRKMVDKLNHEMIKKFNR from the coding sequence ATGGTTACGAAAATTGATAAAAATAGTTTAATTGATATGAATTTGATGCATTTAATCTTCGGGAATAATGCGCTAGGAATGCAGGATTTTTTGAAGATGCTTATTAAAACAGCAACCGAAAAGTTTGATCAAATCGCTCATGATGCTCTGGATCGGAATGCAGAAGCAGTTTTAAATTCCTTACACCAGTTAAAAGGCCCGGTTGGTAGTAGCGGGTTTATGAAGCTATATAAGTTATGTGAACATATGGAAGATCAAGTGAAAGATGCAGATTGGGAAAAGTTAAGTGTGACGCTTGATCATAGTAGGAAAATGGTTGATAAGTTAAATCATGAAATGATAAAGAAGTTTAATCGGTAG
- the ettA gene encoding energy-dependent translational throttle protein EttA: protein MAQYIFTMQGVGKVVPPKREILKNIWLSFYPGAKIGVLGLNGSGKSTLLKIMAGLDSEYIGEARPQADIKIGYLPQEPQLNPEKTVRGNVEEGMIETFNLLQRFDEISDKFAEPMSNEEMTKLLNEQGDLQHAIDAAGGWEVGRKLEIAADALRLPPWDADVTKISGGERRRVALCRLLLSKPDMLLLDEPTNHLDAESVGWLERFLHDYPGTVVAVTHDRYFLDNAAGWILELDRGQGIPYEGNYSAWLEQKEKRLEQEERQQSSHQKAIKAELEWIRTNPKGRQAKSKARLARFEEMSSKEFQKRCETQELYIPPGPMLGDVVIEANHLSKKFGDNILFDDLTFNLPKGAVVGIIGPNGAGKTTLFKILNGHEEADSGDFRLGNAVKLAYVDQSRDALNGSKTVWEEISGGQEVITINGYQMASRAYVGRFNFKGTDQQKFIKDLSGGERNRVHLAKLLSHGGNVLLLDEPTNDLDVETLRALEEAILNFPGCAMIISHDRWFLDRVATHILAFEGDSTTTFFTGNFTEYEEDRLRNLGDKALQPHRIKYKKLAT from the coding sequence ATGGCGCAATATATTTTCACGATGCAAGGTGTTGGCAAAGTTGTTCCTCCGAAACGCGAAATATTAAAAAACATTTGGTTATCGTTTTATCCTGGCGCCAAAATTGGTGTTTTAGGATTGAACGGATCTGGAAAATCCACACTTTTGAAAATTATGGCGGGTTTGGACTCTGAATATATAGGTGAGGCACGTCCCCAAGCGGATATTAAAATTGGTTATCTTCCTCAAGAACCTCAACTGAATCCTGAAAAAACCGTACGGGGCAATGTCGAAGAAGGAATGATCGAGACTTTCAATTTATTGCAGCGTTTCGATGAAATCAGCGATAAATTTGCAGAACCCATGAGCAATGAGGAAATGACAAAATTACTTAATGAACAAGGCGACCTCCAACATGCCATTGATGCAGCGGGTGGCTGGGAAGTAGGTCGGAAGCTAGAGATTGCAGCTGATGCATTACGACTTCCACCCTGGGATGCTGATGTAACTAAAATTTCAGGGGGCGAAAGGCGGCGGGTAGCTCTATGTCGGTTATTATTGTCCAAACCCGATATGCTCCTTTTAGACGAACCTACTAACCATTTGGATGCTGAAAGTGTAGGATGGTTAGAGCGATTTTTGCATGATTATCCAGGCACCGTGGTGGCAGTTACCCATGATCGCTATTTCTTAGACAATGCTGCAGGTTGGATTTTAGAGCTTGATCGTGGCCAAGGCATCCCATACGAAGGTAACTATTCAGCCTGGCTCGAGCAAAAAGAAAAACGCTTGGAGCAAGAAGAGCGTCAACAATCTTCTCATCAGAAAGCAATTAAAGCAGAATTAGAATGGATACGGACTAATCCCAAAGGCCGACAAGCTAAGAGTAAAGCACGTTTAGCACGCTTCGAAGAAATGAGTTCGAAAGAATTTCAAAAACGCTGCGAAACCCAGGAACTCTATATCCCACCCGGCCCAATGTTAGGCGATGTTGTCATTGAAGCAAATCATTTGAGCAAAAAATTTGGGGATAATATTTTGTTCGATGACTTAACTTTTAATCTACCCAAAGGTGCCGTGGTTGGCATTATCGGCCCCAATGGCGCAGGTAAAACCACGTTGTTTAAGATTTTGAATGGTCATGAAGAAGCAGACTCAGGTGATTTTAGACTTGGTAATGCAGTCAAGTTAGCCTACGTCGATCAAAGCCGCGATGCACTCAATGGCAGCAAAACAGTATGGGAAGAAATCTCCGGGGGTCAAGAAGTTATCACGATCAACGGTTATCAAATGGCATCCCGCGCTTATGTCGGTCGCTTCAATTTTAAAGGTACTGACCAACAAAAATTTATTAAAGATCTTTCCGGTGGTGAACGAAATCGGGTGCACTTAGCCAAGCTGCTTAGCCATGGTGGCAATGTGTTATTGCTTGATGAACCCACTAATGATTTGGATGTTGAAACCTTACGTGCACTAGAAGAAGCGATACTGAATTTCCCCGGTTGTGCGATGATTATCTCTCATGATCGATGGTTTTTAGATCGGGTTGCAACCCATATTTTAGCCTTTGAGGGCGACAGCACCACCACCTTCTTCACCGGCAACTTTACTGAGTACGAGGAAGACCGCTTACGCAATTTAGGCGATAAAGCCTTACAACCGCACCGTATTAAATACAAGAAGTTAGCGACTTAA
- a CDS encoding response regulator yields the protein MTGETILIVDDSPLNLKLVEYLLTVKGYEIHTATNAEEALQLLNTLDPKLILMDIQLPGMDGLELTSILKAKPKYKTIPIIAITAYAMKGDKEKTLAAGCDGYITKPIDTRTLPDVIAGYLDKTNV from the coding sequence ATGACTGGTGAAACCATACTCATTGTGGATGATAGCCCACTTAATCTTAAGCTAGTCGAATATCTGCTGACGGTAAAAGGTTATGAAATTCACACTGCAACCAATGCTGAAGAAGCCTTGCAACTCTTAAACACTTTAGATCCCAAACTTATTTTGATGGATATTCAATTGCCTGGCATGGATGGTTTAGAATTAACCAGCATTCTCAAAGCAAAGCCTAAATATAAGACAATTCCTATCATCGCCATTACCGCTTATGCCATGAAAGGGGATAAAGAAAAAACATTAGCTGCAGGCTGTGATGGCTATATTACTAAACCCATTGATACGCGCACCCTCCCAGACGTCATTGCAGGCTACCTAGACAAGACCAATGTTTAA
- a CDS encoding PAS domain-containing sensor histidine kinase produces the protein MVVTTDGVSLSKLDISEQLDLLKSVLESSTEYSIAAVDLQGTIVAWNAGAKRIYGWDASEVLGKNATIIFTPEDIAAKKLPFILSEVRLRSVWTGEMIRIRKDGSRFTALVTVTLRKNQQGEAVGYTAIARDLTGIQNALRLLNKLEASKRLLQLKNQELEKSTRLAQEASNLKSEFLANVSHELRTPLNGIIGFAKLLYDGLVDPRSPKSKEFLGDIIYSANQLLSLINDVLDLSKIEAGKMEFHAQKVDLSKMLYEILDNFRLLILEKNIKIRTEVDPALRFVQVDPDKLKQVIFNYVSNALKFTPPGGRVNVSICNTKPDFFQLQVEDTGIGIHAEDQKKLFIKFQQLDASTKKMYAGTGLGLALTKRIVEAQGGEVGVKSTFGKGSTFYAILPCFYEGLEPDTL, from the coding sequence ATGGTTGTAACAACAGATGGTGTTAGTCTTTCAAAATTGGATATCAGTGAACAACTTGATTTGCTGAAGTCTGTGCTTGAAAGTTCAACTGAATATTCTATCGCAGCCGTAGATTTGCAAGGCACTATTGTTGCATGGAATGCTGGCGCCAAAAGAATTTATGGATGGGATGCAAGTGAAGTGTTAGGTAAAAATGCGACGATTATTTTTACTCCCGAAGATATTGCCGCGAAAAAACTTCCGTTTATTTTAAGCGAAGTTAGATTACGTAGTGTATGGACTGGTGAAATGATACGTATTCGTAAAGATGGCTCTCGTTTTACCGCACTCGTTACCGTGACATTGCGTAAAAATCAACAAGGTGAGGCGGTGGGTTACACAGCTATTGCACGGGATTTAACCGGCATTCAAAATGCCTTACGACTTTTGAATAAACTCGAAGCATCCAAGCGTTTATTGCAACTTAAAAACCAAGAATTGGAAAAATCAACGCGATTAGCCCAAGAAGCAAGTAATCTCAAAAGTGAATTCTTAGCAAATGTTTCGCATGAATTACGCACTCCTTTAAATGGCATCATTGGCTTTGCCAAATTACTTTATGATGGATTAGTTGACCCCCGCTCTCCTAAATCCAAAGAATTTTTAGGTGATATTATTTATAGCGCTAATCAATTATTATCTCTGATTAATGACGTATTGGATTTAAGTAAAATCGAAGCGGGTAAAATGGAATTTCACGCTCAAAAAGTTGATCTTTCCAAAATGCTTTATGAAATCCTTGATAATTTCCGTTTACTCATTTTAGAAAAAAATATCAAAATTCGGACTGAAGTCGATCCTGCTTTGCGTTTTGTGCAAGTCGATCCTGATAAACTTAAACAAGTTATTTTTAATTATGTCTCGAATGCTTTAAAATTTACTCCACCGGGGGGACGCGTTAATGTAAGCATTTGTAATACGAAACCGGATTTTTTTCAATTACAAGTTGAAGACACAGGAATTGGCATTCACGCAGAAGATCAGAAAAAATTGTTTATCAAATTTCAACAACTCGATGCGAGCACCAAAAAGATGTATGCGGGTACGGGATTAGGATTGGCGTTAACTAAACGAATTGTTGAAGCACAAGGTGGTGAGGTTGGGGTCAAAAGTACTTTTGGCAAAGGAAGTACTTTTTACGCCATCCTTCCTTGTTTTTACGAAGGCTTGGAACCAGACACACTTTAA
- a CDS encoding ATP-binding protein, whose protein sequence is MAPKTTEQNDASDLDLAKLGGLAHVYATDKIFPLPTFPGFYTLTGGIMSGKTTLLKLWMQTVKVNKQARYSYFSLADMKDTAALVRVLKNSLDTSQSALLHYVFLDDASALSDWDKAINECLNNNLLQQVVLVVADVDYSITAKAKQLFATLYQYNIHLTSLSFHEVVLLKNPNKEIEQINLLEEFNQYLLHGGNLNAINDMAKSGKILDTTLKNYMHRLKKLILKHGRHENFLQEIFDAMIKHYDSPITWNELSHELSIEHPKTIQDYITLLATYDAVFIQSALGANQRDAAPKKARKLMFTDPFIFHAVRAWLNPVNDVFNTQISPIQNDLALSAKLVTACVITHFSRHFSTFYIKAQGMIDLAYLANNKVYPIVVHWNNHFQAKDLKQILKYPNGKILTKMQRSGVIEHIRTEPVPYALWKLGV, encoded by the coding sequence GTGGCACCTAAAACGACTGAGCAAAATGACGCATCCGATTTAGATTTAGCAAAATTGGGTGGACTTGCGCATGTTTATGCTACGGATAAAATTTTTCCCTTACCCACATTCCCGGGATTCTATACGCTTACGGGCGGCATCATGAGCGGTAAAACAACTTTGTTAAAATTGTGGATGCAAACTGTAAAAGTTAATAAGCAAGCGCGTTATTCTTATTTTTCCCTTGCTGATATGAAAGATACGGCTGCACTTGTACGCGTATTAAAAAATAGCTTAGACACTTCCCAATCTGCGCTATTACATTATGTATTTTTGGATGATGCAAGCGCCTTATCTGACTGGGATAAAGCCATTAATGAATGTCTTAATAATAATCTTTTACAACAAGTTGTCTTAGTTGTCGCAGACGTTGACTATTCCATTACAGCAAAAGCTAAACAATTATTTGCGACCCTTTATCAATATAATATTCATCTTACTTCACTTAGCTTTCATGAAGTAGTTCTCCTTAAAAATCCAAATAAAGAAATAGAGCAAATTAACCTTCTCGAAGAATTCAATCAATACTTACTGCATGGTGGCAATTTAAATGCAATTAACGACATGGCAAAGTCCGGCAAAATATTAGATACGACATTGAAAAATTATATGCATAGATTAAAAAAATTAATCTTAAAACATGGACGCCATGAAAATTTCTTACAAGAAATTTTTGACGCTATGATTAAACATTATGATTCGCCTATTACATGGAATGAATTATCCCACGAACTCTCTATTGAGCATCCCAAAACTATCCAAGATTACATCACACTCTTGGCAACATATGATGCTGTCTTTATTCAATCTGCATTGGGTGCAAATCAACGTGATGCAGCCCCAAAGAAAGCCCGCAAATTGATGTTTACTGATCCATTCATTTTTCATGCAGTTCGAGCTTGGCTGAATCCTGTGAACGATGTATTTAATACGCAAATTAGCCCGATTCAAAATGATCTAGCTTTAAGTGCGAAATTAGTTACTGCGTGCGTTATTACACATTTTAGCCGTCATTTTTCAACTTTTTACATTAAAGCTCAAGGCATGATTGATTTAGCTTATTTAGCTAACAACAAAGTCTACCCTATCGTGGTGCATTGGAATAACCACTTTCAAGCCAAAGATCTAAAGCAAATTTTGAAATATCCAAATGGCAAAATTCTTACGAAGATGCAACGCTCAGGTGTTATTGAGCATATTAGAACAGAACCTGTTCCTTATGCTTTATGGAAACTCGGCGTATAA